The Saccharomonospora glauca K62 genome has a segment encoding these proteins:
- a CDS encoding GDSL-type esterase/lipase family protein — translation MLGVLALAAVAVLVAVVVLTGSDSDSPVDRPGPPGTGPLTVVSLGDSTLSGEGAGDYTPDTDGKDGNWCHRSPHAMVHQIELTGVTESINLACSGAPSGHVALGDVEQWTEPSQAGQLRELLDDHRVAAVIVAIGANDDPHFSRLISECFTAWFLQQDSPCNAKIKRDWQQRLDAMTPKVVAALEDVKQVLKEAGYERSDYEIVLQSYASPIGPDIPEEWRNLNGCPFRTDDLRWVAETGAIELSEALRSAAQQADVRFLDLSRAGTGHEACSGGDNAEDEWFTRFTVRWDDFQDVDRAKHVIQESFHPNAAGHEQIARCMSEFLATDDREAACLEGEDGHLHAAPSPQSLARS, via the coding sequence GTGCTCGGGGTGTTGGCACTCGCAGCCGTTGCCGTTCTGGTCGCCGTGGTGGTCCTCACCGGCTCCGATTCCGACTCCCCCGTCGATCGACCGGGGCCTCCCGGAACCGGTCCCCTGACCGTGGTGTCGCTCGGGGACAGCACGCTGTCCGGCGAAGGCGCGGGCGACTACACGCCCGACACCGACGGCAAGGACGGCAACTGGTGTCATCGCTCCCCGCACGCGATGGTGCACCAAATCGAGCTCACCGGAGTCACCGAGTCGATCAACCTCGCCTGTTCCGGGGCGCCGTCGGGGCACGTCGCGCTCGGCGACGTGGAGCAGTGGACCGAACCCTCCCAGGCCGGTCAGCTGCGCGAGCTGCTCGACGACCACCGGGTCGCCGCGGTGATCGTCGCGATCGGCGCCAACGACGACCCCCACTTCTCCCGGCTGATCTCCGAGTGCTTCACCGCGTGGTTCCTGCAGCAGGACTCGCCCTGCAACGCCAAGATCAAGCGGGACTGGCAGCAGCGGCTCGACGCCATGACCCCCAAGGTCGTGGCCGCACTCGAAGACGTCAAGCAGGTGCTGAAGGAAGCCGGCTACGAGCGGTCGGACTACGAGATAGTCCTCCAGTCGTACGCCTCTCCCATCGGACCCGACATTCCCGAGGAGTGGCGCAACCTCAACGGCTGCCCGTTCCGCACCGACGACCTGCGGTGGGTGGCCGAGACCGGCGCGATCGAGTTGTCGGAAGCGCTGCGAAGCGCGGCCCAGCAAGCCGACGTGCGGTTCCTCGACCTCTCCCGCGCGGGCACCGGGCACGAGGCCTGCAGTGGTGGCGACAACGCCGAGGACGAGTGGTTCACCCGGTTCACGGTGCGCTGGGACGACTTTCAGGACGTGGACCGCGCCAAACACGTCATTCAGGAGTCGTTCCACCCGAACGCCGCCGGACACGAACAGATAGCTCGGTGCATGAGCGAGTTCCTCGCGACCGACGACCGGGAGGCCGCGTGCCTGGAGGGCGAGGACGGCCACCTGCACGCCGCCCCGTCGCCCCAGTCGCTCGCGAGAAGCTGA
- a CDS encoding Lrp/AsnC family transcriptional regulator has product MTGGGLEPLDRAIVRELAANGRCSFTDLAERVGLSVSAVHQRVRRLEQRGVIRGYTARLDGEQIGLPLTALISLTPNDPAAPDDYPQRLEHIPEIESCYSVAGDESYVLLVRVASPLALEDLLRRIREAAKVSTRTTVVLSTPFEGRSPTL; this is encoded by the coding sequence ATGACCGGGGGAGGACTGGAGCCGCTCGACCGGGCCATCGTGCGGGAGCTGGCGGCCAACGGCCGTTGCAGCTTCACCGACCTGGCCGAGCGGGTCGGACTGTCGGTGTCGGCCGTGCATCAGCGGGTCCGCCGGTTGGAGCAGCGCGGTGTCATCCGCGGGTACACCGCTCGGCTCGACGGGGAACAGATCGGGCTGCCGTTGACGGCGCTCATCTCGTTGACACCGAACGATCCCGCGGCCCCCGACGACTACCCCCAGCGGCTGGAGCACATCCCCGAGATCGAGTCGTGCTACTCGGTGGCCGGCGACGAGTCCTACGTGCTTCTCGTGCGGGTGGCCTCGCCCTTGGCGCTGGAGGATCTGCTGCGGCGCATCCGGGAGGCGGCCAAGGTCTCCACCCGCACCACCGTCGTGCTGTCCACGCCGTTCGAAGGGCGGTCGCCGACCTTGTGA
- a CDS encoding M24 family metallopeptidase produces MSRRSLHTPAPDAATLRARIDRARAAAADAATDALLIGPGSDLRYLIGQAGGSFERLSVLLVPATDAPPTLVLPALEAPGYADVPTDDLGVDVVTWVDGEDPYRLVADRLGKPGRVAVSDTMAALHVLRLRDAVAGAEQTLAGPVMRELRMCKDAAELAALRRAAEAIDRVHARVGEWLRPGRTEAEVGADITEAIVEEGHTHADFVIVGSGPNGASPHHDVSDRVIEPGDVVVVDIGGPLPEGYNSDSTRTYAVGEPAAEIVEAYEVLRRAQEAAVRAVRPGVTAHEVDAAARDILTDAGLGELFIHRTGHGIGLDVHEEPYIMSGNDLPLQPGMAFSVEPGVYRAGKWGARIEDIVVVTADGVEPLNTRPHELVVLPA; encoded by the coding sequence ATGTCGCGTCGTTCACTGCACACCCCCGCTCCCGATGCCGCCACGCTGCGCGCTCGGATCGACCGTGCCCGCGCCGCCGCGGCCGACGCCGCCACGGACGCCCTATTGATCGGCCCCGGTTCCGACCTGCGGTACCTGATCGGGCAGGCCGGCGGTTCCTTCGAGCGCCTGTCCGTGCTGCTCGTCCCCGCGACCGACGCTCCACCCACGCTGGTGCTGCCGGCGTTGGAGGCCCCCGGCTACGCCGACGTGCCCACCGACGACCTCGGGGTCGACGTGGTGACGTGGGTCGACGGCGAGGACCCGTACCGGCTCGTGGCCGACCGGCTCGGCAAGCCCGGCCGGGTGGCGGTGAGCGACACGATGGCCGCCCTCCACGTGCTGCGGTTACGCGACGCCGTGGCCGGTGCCGAGCAGACGCTCGCCGGTCCCGTGATGCGGGAGCTGCGCATGTGCAAGGACGCGGCCGAACTCGCCGCCCTGCGGCGGGCCGCCGAGGCCATCGACCGCGTCCACGCCCGTGTGGGCGAATGGCTGCGGCCCGGTCGCACCGAGGCCGAGGTGGGAGCCGACATCACCGAGGCCATCGTCGAGGAGGGCCACACGCACGCCGACTTCGTCATCGTCGGGTCCGGCCCCAACGGCGCCAGCCCGCACCACGACGTGTCCGACCGCGTGATCGAGCCCGGTGACGTCGTCGTGGTCGACATCGGCGGGCCGCTTCCCGAGGGCTACAACTCCGATTCGACCCGCACCTACGCGGTCGGGGAACCCGCCGCCGAGATCGTCGAGGCGTACGAGGTGCTCCGGCGCGCCCAGGAGGCGGCGGTACGGGCGGTGCGGCCCGGCGTCACGGCCCACGAGGTGGACGCCGCGGCACGCGACATCCTGACCGACGCCGGGCTGGGCGAGTTGTTCATCCACCGCACCGGCCACGGCATCGGGCTCGACGTGCACGAGGAGCCCTACATCATGAGCGGCAACGACCTGCCCCTGCAGCCCGGCATGGCGTTCAGCGTCGAACCCGGCGTGTACCGAGCGGGGAAGTGGGGCGCACGGATCGAGGACATCGTGGTGGTCACCGCCGACGGTGTGGAGCCGTTGAACACGCGCCCGCACGAACTCGTCGTGCTGCCGGCATGA
- a CDS encoding 5'-3' exonuclease — protein sequence MTGLVLLDAASLYFRSFFALPESLTAPDGTPVNAVRGFADTVARVLADRRPARLVACLDADWRPEFRVRALPSYKAHRVAEPSEAGPDTEEVPDTLTPQVPIILELLEAIGIAVAEAEGYEADDVIGTLASRESEHPVEIVTGDRDLFQLVRDDPTPVSVVYVGRGWAKAEVLGPKEIAERYALPLENAGAAYADMAILRGDPSDGLPGVAGIGEKTAAKLVTRFGSLEGLLAAARDADRDVPPRVRTKLTEASDYLAAAPRVVRVVTDAPVTGFADDRVPAAPADPARVAELVERYNLGGSVNRLLAALPG from the coding sequence GTGACCGGTCTGGTGCTGCTCGACGCCGCAAGCCTCTACTTCCGTTCGTTCTTCGCGCTGCCCGAGTCGCTGACCGCTCCGGACGGCACGCCGGTGAACGCCGTGCGCGGTTTCGCCGACACCGTGGCACGGGTGCTCGCCGACCGTCGTCCCGCGAGGCTGGTCGCGTGCCTGGACGCCGACTGGCGGCCCGAGTTCCGGGTGCGCGCGCTTCCCAGCTACAAGGCCCACCGCGTCGCGGAGCCCTCGGAGGCGGGCCCGGACACCGAGGAGGTCCCCGACACCCTCACGCCCCAGGTGCCGATCATCCTGGAGCTGTTGGAGGCGATCGGGATCGCCGTGGCCGAGGCCGAGGGCTACGAGGCCGACGACGTGATCGGCACGCTGGCCTCGCGGGAGTCGGAGCACCCCGTCGAGATCGTCACGGGCGACCGTGACCTCTTCCAACTGGTGCGGGACGACCCGACCCCCGTGTCCGTGGTCTACGTGGGCAGGGGCTGGGCCAAGGCGGAGGTGCTGGGGCCGAAGGAGATCGCCGAGCGCTACGCCCTACCGCTGGAGAACGCCGGTGCCGCCTACGCCGACATGGCGATACTGCGGGGCGATCCGTCGGACGGTCTGCCCGGAGTGGCGGGGATCGGTGAGAAGACGGCGGCGAAGCTCGTCACGCGGTTCGGGTCGTTGGAGGGCCTGCTGGCCGCGGCCCGCGACGCCGATCGTGACGTGCCGCCGAGGGTACGGACCAAGCTCACCGAGGCGAGCGACTATCTCGCGGCCGCTCCCCGTGTGGTGCGGGTGGTCACCGACGCCCCGGTGACCGGGTTCGCCGACGACCGCGTTCCGGCGGCTCCCGCCGACCCGGCGCGCGTGGCCGAGTTGGTGGAACGCTACAACCTCGGGGGATCGGTGAATCGCCTGCTGGCGGCGTTGCCCGGCTGA
- a CDS encoding DUF4333 domain-containing protein: MAAGVTLTVTACGGDTEEPGDREVSPTVVTESSEPSTSSPTTTSSLSLTPVPKALDGDAVEEAVRSVLTGSYGIADVESVRCPQQPAVIEGATFDCTAIIADESKRIPIKIVDEEGRYEVGLPV, encoded by the coding sequence GTGGCGGCCGGTGTGACTCTGACGGTGACGGCCTGCGGCGGTGACACCGAGGAGCCAGGGGACCGGGAGGTCTCCCCGACGGTGGTCACCGAGAGCTCGGAGCCGTCGACGAGCTCACCGACGACCACTTCCTCGCTGTCGTTGACGCCCGTACCGAAGGCACTCGACGGGGACGCCGTGGAAGAGGCCGTGCGGTCCGTGCTCACCGGCAGCTACGGCATCGCCGACGTCGAGAGCGTCCGCTGCCCCCAGCAGCCCGCCGTGATCGAGGGCGCCACATTCGACTGCACCGCCATCATCGCCGACGAGAGCAAACGCATTCCCATCAAGATCGTCGACGAGGAGGGCCGCTACGAGGTGGGCCTGCCCGTCTGA
- a CDS encoding GNAT family N-acetyltransferase, with product MTDVVVRALRDDEFRTAHTLFRAALHSGPATDEQWERLREVHQPGRVLGAFDERLIGTARSTDAELAVPGGAKVATAAVTGVGVRADRTRRGVLTALMRHQLTDFAERGVTAAVLYATEGVIYGRFGYGVASRIRDCVVRRSRARLRPGVPEGGEVELITVDEAERRLPDVYERVPLRPGMMTRPARWWPGLFAMLRRGDGHAVAAVHHGTDGPDGFAVYQVDREGGKAGTMRVIDLHYADASAFAGLWRFLLSVDLVDEIVVRHRGLDEPLELLFTDPRACESSQLTDEAWLRLVDVEAALAARTWRGEPLVLEVTDPVLERNTGRYRVGPARVERTDAAPDAVLDVAALSMVYLGGWSPSALVAAGRIGVEDDATAERFDELVRTRHAPWCGTFF from the coding sequence ATGACCGACGTTGTAGTCCGCGCCCTCCGCGACGACGAGTTCCGTACGGCGCACACCTTGTTCCGTGCCGCTCTCCACTCCGGTCCCGCGACCGACGAGCAGTGGGAGCGCCTCCGGGAGGTGCACCAGCCGGGGCGGGTACTCGGGGCGTTCGACGAGCGGCTGATCGGTACCGCGAGGTCGACCGACGCCGAACTCGCGGTACCGGGTGGGGCCAAGGTCGCGACGGCGGCGGTCACCGGGGTCGGGGTTCGCGCCGATCGCACCAGGCGCGGTGTGCTGACGGCGTTGATGCGCCACCAGCTCACCGACTTCGCCGAGCGCGGGGTCACCGCCGCTGTCCTGTACGCCACGGAGGGCGTGATCTACGGCCGCTTCGGTTACGGCGTCGCCAGCCGGATACGGGACTGCGTCGTGCGCCGGAGCCGGGCGCGACTGCGGCCCGGCGTTCCCGAGGGCGGTGAGGTGGAGCTGATCACAGTCGACGAGGCCGAGCGGCGCCTGCCCGACGTGTACGAGCGGGTGCCGCTGCGGCCGGGCATGATGACCCGCCCCGCGCGGTGGTGGCCCGGCCTGTTCGCGATGCTGCGTCGAGGCGACGGGCACGCCGTCGCGGCCGTGCACCACGGCACTGACGGCCCCGATGGGTTCGCCGTCTATCAGGTCGACCGCGAGGGCGGCAAGGCCGGGACGATGCGCGTGATCGACCTCCACTACGCCGACGCCTCCGCGTTCGCGGGGCTGTGGCGGTTCTTGCTCTCGGTCGATCTGGTCGACGAGATCGTCGTTCGGCACCGTGGTTTGGACGAGCCGCTAGAGCTGTTGTTCACCGATCCCCGTGCCTGCGAGTCGAGCCAGCTCACCGACGAGGCCTGGCTACGATTGGTCGACGTCGAGGCGGCACTGGCCGCGCGGACCTGGCGCGGTGAGCCGCTGGTCCTGGAGGTCACCGACCCGGTCCTGGAGCGCAACACGGGCCGCTACCGCGTCGGGCCCGCTCGCGTGGAGCGCACCGACGCGGCCCCCGACGCCGTCCTCGACGTGGCCGCCCTGTCGATGGTCTACCTGGGTGGATGGTCCCCGTCCGCGCTGGTGGCCGCCGGGAGGATCGGGGTCGAGGACGACGCCACGGCGGAACGGTTCGACGAACTGGTCCGAACGCGACACGCACCGTGGTGCGGTACGTTCTTCTGA
- a CDS encoding DUF4333 domain-containing protein, translating into MSAPYGGNNPAQWGQQPPANPASGGFPQPGGYGQQPAYGQPAYGTQQPQYGQQPAPNPYEGAGTYGQQQATYPPQQQGQYGAYGQGYGQQPGGVPQGTSGGGKKLLIGLVVAVVVIAAAAVVLFWKPGLLVSKTFDEQSVEQSVQKLLVNSYGVSENSQVDCPGDQPVEKGHVYTCDVTVDGEQQTVKITVTSDEGHYTVDRPTPKG; encoded by the coding sequence ATGAGCGCGCCGTACGGAGGTAACAACCCCGCGCAGTGGGGGCAGCAACCACCCGCGAACCCCGCGTCCGGTGGATTCCCTCAGCCCGGCGGGTACGGTCAGCAACCCGCTTACGGTCAGCCCGCCTACGGCACTCAGCAGCCGCAGTACGGCCAGCAACCCGCCCCGAACCCGTACGAGGGGGCGGGCACCTACGGCCAGCAACAGGCCACCTATCCGCCGCAGCAGCAGGGCCAGTACGGCGCCTACGGTCAGGGCTACGGGCAGCAGCCGGGTGGGGTGCCTCAGGGCACCTCCGGCGGCGGCAAGAAGCTCCTGATCGGTCTCGTGGTGGCGGTGGTCGTGATCGCGGCCGCGGCCGTGGTGTTGTTCTGGAAGCCCGGTCTGCTCGTCTCCAAGACCTTCGACGAACAAAGCGTCGAGCAGTCGGTGCAGAAGCTACTGGTCAACTCGTACGGGGTCTCGGAGAACAGCCAGGTCGACTGCCCCGGCGACCAGCCGGTCGAAAAGGGCCACGTCTACACCTGTGACGTCACGGTGGACGGTGAGCAGCAGACCGTGAAGATCACGGTCACCAGCGATGAGGGGCACTACACCGTCGACAGGCCCACGCCGAAGGGCTGA
- a CDS encoding DEAD/DEAH box helicase, with protein sequence MDSSTSSLSPAEAYAAARRRGRYPQLARFAADVAFDFDDFQIRGCEALEDGHGVLVCAPTGAGKTVVGEFAVHLALAEGRKCFYTTPIKALSNQKYGDLVERYGSDAVGLLTGDTSVNGGAQIVVMTTEVLRNMLYAGSTALDDLGYVVMDEVHYLADRFRGAVWEEVILHLPSYVRVVGLSATVSNAEEFGEWLMEVRGDTSVVVDEHRPVPLWQHMLVGGRMLDLFAGRHADTGEARLNPQLLRRVEDTARMHAPAGLRGRGRRGAPYRGPRYRPPSRVEIVDRLDSAGLLPAIVFIFSRAGCDAAVTQCVRSGLRLNTPEEAEEVRRIVDERTADLPQNDLAVLGYWEWREALEQGIAAHHAGLLPAFKETVEELFVRGLVKVVFATETLALGINMPARTVVLERLVKYNGEAHVDLTPGEYTQLTGRAGRRGIDVEGHAVVVWQPGVDPRQVAGLASTRTYPLRSSFRPGYNMAVNLVGRFGAAKARELLEQSFAQFQADRSVVGLSRRIERNTEALRGYADALTGDFDELRSYLALRKRVSDREKVLARQNTAARRAQTAQSLEKLRKGDVIAVPQGRRAGLAVVVDPGVDQFDEPRPVVVTEDRWSGALSLSDFPAPVEPLGRLRLPKHVELRSPKTRRDIASSLRNLGLRPPRRRKWRSDAHSDAELGELRRELRAHPVHGMADREANLRWVERYLRLEAETEQLKRKVAATTHSLARAFDRIRRLLSERGYLDADGDTVTEHGRLLSRLYSESDLLAAECIRQRLWHGLAPAELAAVVSTLVYEARRDSPAESKLPSGPVSTAWQETVRVWTDLVEDERRHRLDRTREPDAGFAWPVYRWARGESLEKVLTTAEMNGQELSAGDFVRWSRQVVDLLDQIKDVLGKEHPVGGAAGKASRLLRRGVVAAGEV encoded by the coding sequence GTGGACTCCTCCACTTCATCTCTGAGCCCTGCCGAGGCCTACGCGGCGGCGCGCCGTCGCGGACGGTACCCCCAGCTCGCGCGATTCGCCGCCGACGTGGCGTTCGACTTCGACGACTTCCAGATCCGAGGCTGCGAGGCCCTCGAGGACGGGCACGGCGTGCTGGTGTGCGCGCCGACCGGCGCCGGGAAGACCGTCGTCGGCGAGTTCGCCGTGCACCTGGCCTTGGCCGAGGGCCGCAAGTGCTTCTACACCACCCCCATCAAGGCGCTGTCGAACCAGAAGTACGGCGACCTGGTGGAGCGGTACGGCTCCGACGCCGTCGGTCTCCTCACCGGCGACACGTCCGTCAACGGCGGCGCGCAGATCGTGGTGATGACCACCGAGGTGCTGCGCAACATGCTGTACGCGGGGTCCACCGCGCTCGACGACCTCGGCTACGTCGTCATGGACGAGGTGCACTACCTCGCCGACCGGTTCCGGGGCGCGGTGTGGGAAGAGGTCATCCTGCACCTGCCCTCCTACGTGCGCGTGGTCGGCCTCTCGGCCACGGTCAGCAACGCCGAGGAATTCGGTGAGTGGCTGATGGAAGTGCGCGGCGACACCAGCGTCGTGGTCGACGAACACCGCCCCGTGCCGTTGTGGCAGCACATGCTCGTCGGCGGTCGCATGCTCGACCTGTTCGCCGGGAGGCACGCGGACACCGGTGAGGCCAGGCTGAACCCCCAACTGCTGCGCCGGGTCGAGGACACCGCGCGGATGCATGCGCCCGCCGGGCTTCGGGGCCGCGGCCGACGCGGAGCGCCCTACCGGGGACCGCGTTACCGTCCACCGTCCCGCGTCGAGATCGTCGATCGTCTCGACTCGGCCGGCCTGCTGCCCGCGATCGTGTTCATCTTCTCTCGCGCGGGCTGTGACGCCGCCGTCACCCAGTGCGTGCGTTCCGGACTGAGGCTGAACACTCCCGAGGAGGCCGAGGAGGTCCGCCGCATCGTCGACGAGCGCACCGCCGACCTGCCGCAGAACGATCTCGCCGTGCTCGGTTACTGGGAATGGCGGGAAGCCCTGGAACAGGGAATCGCCGCCCACCACGCCGGGCTGTTGCCCGCCTTCAAGGAGACCGTGGAGGAGCTGTTCGTCCGCGGTCTCGTCAAGGTCGTGTTCGCCACCGAGACGCTCGCGTTGGGCATCAACATGCCCGCTCGCACCGTCGTGCTCGAACGGCTCGTCAAGTACAACGGCGAGGCGCACGTGGACCTCACCCCCGGTGAGTACACGCAGCTCACCGGTCGGGCCGGAAGGCGGGGGATCGACGTCGAGGGGCACGCCGTGGTGGTGTGGCAGCCCGGAGTCGACCCGAGGCAGGTCGCGGGGCTGGCCTCTACCCGGACGTATCCGTTGAGGTCGTCGTTCCGCCCCGGCTACAACATGGCCGTGAACCTGGTGGGTCGGTTCGGGGCGGCCAAGGCGCGGGAGCTTCTGGAGCAGTCGTTCGCACAGTTCCAAGCCGACCGATCGGTGGTGGGCCTGTCCCGCCGCATCGAGCGCAACACCGAGGCGCTCCGCGGGTACGCCGACGCGCTCACCGGTGACTTCGACGAGCTGAGGTCGTACCTGGCCCTGCGCAAGCGAGTGTCCGACCGGGAGAAGGTGCTGGCACGGCAGAACACCGCCGCCCGGCGTGCGCAGACCGCCCAGTCGCTGGAGAAGCTCCGTAAGGGTGACGTCATCGCCGTCCCCCAGGGGCGGCGCGCGGGCCTGGCCGTGGTGGTCGACCCCGGAGTGGACCAGTTCGACGAACCGAGGCCCGTCGTGGTCACCGAGGACCGGTGGTCCGGCGCGCTGTCGCTGTCCGACTTCCCGGCCCCGGTGGAACCACTCGGCAGGTTGCGGTTGCCCAAGCACGTCGAGCTGCGTTCCCCCAAGACGCGTCGTGACATCGCCTCGTCACTGCGTAATCTGGGCCTGCGTCCGCCCCGGCGCCGGAAGTGGCGTTCCGACGCCCACTCCGACGCGGAGCTGGGGGAGCTTCGTCGTGAACTGCGTGCTCACCCGGTGCACGGGATGGCCGACCGGGAGGCCAACCTGCGGTGGGTGGAGCGCTACCTCCGGCTGGAGGCCGAGACCGAGCAGCTCAAGCGCAAGGTCGCGGCCACGACCCACTCGCTGGCGCGCGCGTTCGACCGCATTCGCCGGTTGCTGTCCGAGCGCGGCTACCTCGACGCCGACGGCGACACCGTCACCGAACACGGGCGGCTGCTGTCGCGCTTGTACAGTGAGTCCGACCTGCTGGCCGCCGAGTGCATTCGGCAGCGGTTGTGGCACGGACTCGCCCCGGCGGAGCTGGCCGCGGTGGTCTCCACATTGGTCTACGAGGCGCGGCGGGACTCCCCGGCCGAGTCGAAGCTGCCCTCGGGGCCGGTGTCCACGGCATGGCAGGAGACCGTGCGGGTGTGGACGGACCTCGTCGAGGACGAACGCAGGCACCGACTCGACCGCACTCGGGAACCGGACGCCGGATTCGCCTGGCCGGTCTACCGGTGGGCGCGGGGCGAGAGCCTGGAGAAGGTGTTGACCACCGCCGAGATGAACGGCCAGGAGCTGTCGGCGGGCGACTTCGTGCGCTGGTCGCGGCAGGTGGTCGACCTGCTCGACCAGATCAAGGACGTGCTCGGCAAGGAGCATCCCGTGGGGGGCGCGGCGGGCAAGGCGTCCCGCCTGCTCCGCCGCGGCGTGGTCGCCGCCGGAGAAGTCTGA
- a CDS encoding MmcQ/YjbR family DNA-binding protein — protein MEAWSAERVRSLCLSLPGTEERFPFSPELSVFFVEDKMFALSALDDHPLSVSLKCDPEHSLYLRDTYPAITPGYHLNKRHWNTVVLDGSVPDDLVVDLVHESYDLVVAGLPKYRRERLAAGSGQ, from the coding sequence ATGGAAGCCTGGAGCGCGGAACGGGTGCGATCGTTGTGTCTGTCGCTGCCGGGGACCGAGGAACGATTTCCGTTCTCGCCCGAGCTCAGCGTGTTCTTCGTCGAGGACAAGATGTTCGCGCTGTCGGCGTTGGACGACCACCCCCTGTCGGTGAGTCTGAAGTGCGATCCGGAGCACTCGCTGTACCTGCGCGACACCTACCCCGCGATCACCCCCGGCTACCACTTGAACAAGCGTCACTGGAACACGGTGGTGCTGGACGGTTCCGTGCCGGACGACCTCGTGGTCGACCTGGTGCACGAGTCGTACGACCTGGTGGTGGCGGGGTTGCCGAAGTATCGGCGCGAACGGCTGGCCGCCGGCTCAGGCCAGTAG
- a CDS encoding SRPBCC family protein: MTTKTRDTLIEAVPDLPSVRIVREFDAPRDEVFRAWTEPELVARWLGPKELEMHLDTWDARTGGSYRYTAVRDGREIAEFYGSFHEVRPPSRIVQTFGYVGMPDAVSLEIGTFDDLGRGRTRVTSLSIVDTLESRDAMPASGMEVGIVEGYEKLDALLA; encoded by the coding sequence ATGACGACCAAGACCCGAGACACCCTGATCGAAGCCGTTCCCGACCTGCCGTCGGTGCGCATCGTGCGGGAATTCGACGCCCCGCGGGACGAGGTCTTCCGGGCCTGGACGGAGCCGGAGCTGGTGGCTCGCTGGCTCGGCCCGAAGGAGCTGGAGATGCACCTCGACACCTGGGACGCCCGCACCGGCGGAAGCTACCGCTACACCGCGGTGCGGGACGGGCGGGAGATCGCGGAGTTCTACGGTTCCTTCCACGAGGTGCGCCCGCCGTCACGGATCGTGCAGACCTTCGGCTACGTCGGCATGCCCGACGCGGTGAGCCTGGAGATCGGCACCTTCGACGACCTCGGTCGCGGGCGGACCCGCGTCACCAGCTTGTCGATCGTGGACACACTGGAGTCCCGCGACGCGATGCCGGCCAGCGGCATGGAGGTCGGCATCGTCGAGGGCTACGAGAAACTCGACGCGCTACTGGCCTGA
- a CDS encoding ArsR/SmtB family transcription factor: protein MADDQLSRMFAALGDPIRRDIVARLATGDATATELAEPYDVSLQAVSKHLRVLEDAGLISRGRRAQRRPCHLETAGLDLMTTWIERSRLAAEERFRRLDAVPEDLIDTGAGTSGAAQQEAS, encoded by the coding sequence GTGGCCGACGATCAGCTGTCGCGCATGTTCGCCGCCCTCGGGGACCCGATCCGCCGTGACATCGTGGCCCGGCTCGCCACCGGTGACGCCACGGCGACCGAGTTGGCCGAGCCCTACGACGTGTCGCTGCAGGCGGTCTCCAAGCACCTGCGCGTGCTGGAGGACGCCGGGTTGATCAGCCGCGGCAGACGGGCCCAGCGCAGGCCGTGCCATCTGGAGACGGCCGGGCTGGACCTGATGACCACGTGGATCGAGCGTTCCCGGCTCGCCGCCGAGGAGCGGTTCCGTCGCCTCGACGCGGTGCCGGAGGACCTCATCGACACCGGCGCCGGAACTTCCGGAGCCGCCCAGCAGGAGGCATCATGA